In a genomic window of Branchiostoma floridae strain S238N-H82 chromosome 19, Bfl_VNyyK, whole genome shotgun sequence:
- the LOC118407009 gene encoding intestine-specific homeobox-like translates to MAAPRTQNFQRGRSPLYVAVPLDFGCPPGGPPNAVAPVPNYYYPYQGRTRHYIDSILESPKRPSELSPPFPVSTLDLMRHNPHRFMTPGSETSDQQSVSSASEGTISPQPLLDDYDACPDEVKNFSLGQKELEMSQPPEKILVPSPTPSTPSPPERIPKKSSTPPPSTTDSDKKAKKTRTTFKYHQVSALEQVFAMTHYPDNDTLDWLTTTLQLPEAKIKVWFQNKRARWKKQRVSEFGTIHPGVPGAQAHYMMTDPWSPHIIPKGAPPAVPKTPLQYTAPTPGSYPPSPTVPLPPRLPLHSVPGLNPTLAATSSIPTLPAASIPSLPSAATTRYALPQYQVPTSVHAQYPKTTVYQ, encoded by the exons atggcggccccaAGAACTCAGAACTTCCAGCGGGGAAGAAGCCCCCTGTACGTCGCCGTGCCATTGGACTTCGGCTGTCCTCCGGGCGGTCCCCCAAACGCCGTGGCACCCGTTCCGAACTACTACTACCCTTACCAAGGCCGCACCAGGCACTACATCGACAGCATCCTGGAATCCCCCAAGAGACCCTCCGAGCTTTCCCCGCCGTTTCCCGTCAGCACCCTTGACCTGATGCGACACAACCCCCACCGGTTCATGACCCCAGGGTCCGAGACATCGGACCAACAGAGCGTGTCCTCGGCCTCAGAAGGCACCATCTCCCCGCAGCCTCTACTCGACGACTACGATGCCTGTCCCGACGAGGTCAAAAACTTCTCCCTGGGACAGAAAGAACTAGAGATGTCCCAACCACCAGAGAAGATTCTAGTCCCCAGCCCGACCCCTAGCACACCCTCGCCTCCGGAGCGCATCCCCAAGAAGTCTTCGACTCCGCCGCCAAGTACCACAGACTCCGACAAGAAAGCCAAGAAAACAAGAACCACCTTCAAATACCACCAG GTGAGCGCGCTGGAACAGGTGTTCGCCATGACGCACTACCCGGATAACGACACGCTGGACTGGCTCACCACCACGCTGCAGCTGCCAGAGGCCAAGATCAAG GTGTGGTTCCAGAACAAGCGTGCCAGGTGGAAGAAACAGCGAGTCAGCGAGTTCGGCACCATCCATCCCGGCGTACCTGGTGCGCAGGCGCACTACATGATGACGGACCCATGGTCCCCCCACATCATTCCCAAGGGGGCCCCTCCGGCCGTCCCGAAAACCCCCCTGCAGTACACTGCCCCCACCCCCGGAAGCTACCCCCCGTCCCCCACCGTACCCCTGCCGCCCCGGCTCCCCTTACACTCCGTCCCGGGACTGAACCCTACCTTGGCGGCTACGTCATCCATCCCAACACTCCCTGCGGCATCCATCCCATCACTCCCCTCGGCAGCCACGACTAGATACGCTCTACCACAGTACCAGGTACCTACGTCGGTACATGCGCAGTACCCAAAGACCACCGTGTACCAATAA